The bacterium genome segment TCCAGAAGGTCGCCGGCGCCCGCCCGGCCGACGAAGAGAAACAACAAACAATTTTTCCTAAGGGGCTGTGTATGATGGCTCGTTCCGTGGTTCGCGGATTGTTCGTCATGCTGGTCGCGATGAGCTTGTTCTTCTGCGTTTCGTGCGGATGTGGCGACGACGATGATGACGACGACGACGACGTGTCGGACGACGACGCGGCTGATGATGACGCCGCCGACGACGACGCGGATGATGACGACGCCACCGACGACGACGCGGCGGATGATGACGCTACCGACGACGACGCGGACGACGATGATGACGCAGCCGATGACGATAGCGATGACGACACCGGAGACGACGACACGACGACCGAAGGTTTCGCGTTTATCGCGCACGGCACTTTCACCATGGGGAGCCCTCCGGGTGAACTTGGACATTCTACCGACGAGGTCCAACACGAGGTCACTCTGACGAACGATTTCGAAATGAGCGTCTACGAGACGACGCAGTCAGACTTTGCGGCAGAGATGGGTTGGAACCCGAGCTTCTTCGGTCCAAACGGGTTGGGTGCCGAATGCGGCGACGACTGTCCGGTGGAATTCGTCAGTTGGTACGACGCCCTTGCCTATGCGAACGAATTCTCGGTTGCCCGGGGTTTGACGCCTTGCTATATTTTCGCGCAGGTCAAGTGCGTCGACGATACGGATACCGGGTCGGATTACATGGCGTGCATGAACGCGACGCAAAAGGGCATCAAATTCGCGAACTGGGGCTTAAACGGCGAGTCATCGGTTTACGATTGCGACGGGTTCCGCTTGCCCACGGAAGCGGAGTGGGAATACGCCACGCGCGCGGGTACGACGACCGCCATCTATAACGGGGAAATCACGCAAATCGACTGTTCGCCGATCGATCCCAATCTCAACCAGATCGCGTGGTACTGCGGGAACAGCAGCGGCTCGACGTTGGACGTGGGACAGAAGCTTCCTAACGACTGGGGTCTCTACGATACGATCGGCAACGTGTTTGAATGGACGGGGGATTGGTATGACTCCTACGCCGGCGACGTTACGGACCCGTCAGGTCCGGTCGTGGGCACCGACCGCGTTGTGCGCGGCGGTGCGTTCGCGAGTTATTCCAATTTGTCGCGTTCGGCATTTCGCCCAGTAGGCAAGCCCGAACTTCGAGTCT includes the following:
- a CDS encoding formylglycine-generating enzyme family protein; translated protein: MMARSVVRGLFVMLVAMSLFFCVSCGCGDDDDDDDDDVSDDDAADDDAADDDADDDDATDDDAADDDATDDDADDDDDAADDDSDDDTGDDDTTTEGFAFIAHGTFTMGSPPGELGHSTDEVQHEVTLTNDFEMSVYETTQSDFAAEMGWNPSFFGPNGLGAECGDDCPVEFVSWYDALAYANEFSVARGLTPCYIFAQVKCVDDTDTGSDYMACMNATQKGIKFANWGLNGESSVYDCDGFRLPTEAEWEYATRAGTTTAIYNGEITQIDCSPIDPNLNQIAWYCGNSSGSTLDVGQKLPNDWGLYDTIGNVFEWTGDWYDSYAGDVTDPSGPVVGTDRVVRGGAFASYSNLSRSAFRPVGKPELRVYYIGVRLVRSLDG